One genomic window of Arachis stenosperma cultivar V10309 chromosome 10, arast.V10309.gnm1.PFL2, whole genome shotgun sequence includes the following:
- the LOC130955312 gene encoding polyadenylate-binding protein-interacting protein 12-like, with the protein MAVAENAGAKIGSSSQNLDNSVVSSDTTEMEKSKARSGGGGGGGGGGAVNGGGGDQNLNGVFNQDRGANTVVSVPNGNYKAQVGQIRNGFDGNGVQGQQMVVNNDGYVGINAVRNGENCGESYKREMRDLEELLSKLNPMAEEFVPPSLANSHGYLAGPGGAAGFGFANNFLLHNNYGNANGQTNRRRKNGYSQGKRRANNKMDMEKREEMIRRTVYVSDIDQLVTEEQLAALFLNCGQVVDCRVCGDPNSILRFAFIEFTDEDGARAALSLSGTMLGYYPLRVLPSKTAIAPVNPTFLPRSEDEREMCSRTIYCTNIDKKLTQADVKSFFESICGEVHRLRLLGDYHHSTRIAFVEFALAESAIAALSCSGVILGALPIRVSPSKTPVRSRAPRTAMH; encoded by the exons ATGGCTGTTGCTGAGAATGCTGGGGCCAAAATCGGTTCTTCCAGTCAAAATTTGGACAACAGTGTTGTCTCATCGGACACCACTGAGATGGAGAAATCAAAGGCAAGGTCtggcggcggcggcggcggcggaGGAGGAGGCGCTGTCAACGGTGGTGGTGGTGATCAGAATCTGAACGGTGTATTCAACCAAGACAGAGGTGCAAACACTGTTGTGTCAGTCCCTAACGGTAATTACAAGGCTCAGGTGGGTCAGATTCGAAATGGGTTTGATGGAAACGGTGTCCAGGGTCAACAGATGGTGGTCAACAATGATGGGTATGTTGGGATTAATGCGGTAAGGAATGGGGAGAACTGTGGTGAGAGTTATAAGAGGGAGATGAGGGATTTGGAGGAGCTTTTGTCAAAGTTGAACCCCATGGCTGAGGAGTTTGTGCCGCCGTCGCTCGCCAACAGTCACGGTTACTTGGCTGGTCCTGGTGGTGCTGCTGGTTTTGGATTCGCCAACAATTTTCTGCTCCACAATAATTATGGCAATGCTAATGGCCAGACTAACAGAAGG AGGAAGAATGGCTATAGTCAAGGGAAGCGTAGAGCGAATAATAAGATGGATATGGAGAAAAGGGAAGAGATGATTAGGAGGACTGTTTATGTGTCTGACATTGATCAGCTG GTTACCGAAGAGCAGCTGGCGGCTCTCTTTCTTAACTGTGGCCAG GTCGTTGACTGCCGCGTATGCGGGGATCCCAATTCTATTCTTCGGTTTGCTTTCATTGAGTTTACGGATGAAG ATGGTGCAAGGGCTGCTTTGAGCCTTTCTGGAACTATGCTCGGATATTATCCACTTAGAGTGCTACCTTCAAAAACTGCCATTGCACCTGTCAACCCAACATTTTTGCCCAGG TCTGAAGATGAAAGAGAGATGTGCTCAAGAACAATCTATTGCACAAATATCGACAAGAAG CTCACTCAAGCAGATGTCAAAAGCTTCTTTGAATCTATATGTGGAGAG GTTCACCGCTTGAGGCTTCTTGGAGATTACCATCATTCAACTCGAATTGCATTCGTTGAGTTTGCACTG